A region of the Candoia aspera isolate rCanAsp1 chromosome 15, rCanAsp1.hap2, whole genome shotgun sequence genome:
gatattaaaggcaaaactgaaatactttggccacataatgagaagacaggacaccctggggaagatgctgatgctggggagagtggagggcaaaaggaagaggggccaaccaagggcaagatggatagatgatattctagaggtgacggactcgtccctgggggagctgggggtgttgatgacagACAGGAAgcgctggcgtgggctgatccatgaagtcacgaagagtcggaagcaactgaacgaataaacaacaaaagcaaagttcAGTTAACCTTAGATAAACATGGTTTATAAAACCCCAGTGTTTATGTATATATCCAGTGACACTCTGGTCCTACCCATGCTTTCAAGCCACATCCTATTCACATTATAATTTCAGTGGAATTAGGGCTCCTGATTAACAACAGATAAATCAACAGTCATATGGAAGATCTCTAAGGGACAAGTATTTTGTAGGTGCTGGATTTGCTCATGTGTAAAAGAATGGGATGGCCTTTCCCAAAgctaattttaactttgttttcctTGGGACTAAATTTAAATCTATAATTAAGGCAAAGAGAAAGGGATGCTGAAGTGTCTTCTTAATTGGTTTGCTATTTCTAGAAAAACTTAGCAGGCCTGGATTGTCTATTTTCTGAGTAATAATGCAGAGGGTCAGGGGGTGACCTATTATTTGGTTCATCCCCATGGGGATTTCCTGCTCAAAGCACCTTTGAAAATTGAGTTCAAAAGAAGTGGGTTTGACTGAAAGCTCCACAAGAGGAGCGATGAATTTCAGCGATGGAATGAATTATATAAGCCCTTGAAGGATGCAGTTGGTGGAGGGATCCGTAGGGAACAATGACATTGTTTCATACACAGCTATCCCATATGGTgcattaaaacaatgcaaaacaaaaacacctgCCCATTTCAATGTTAGATTTCTCTACGGCATCAGGAGGAATCTGGGAAAGTTGCAGATGTTACTGAGCTACAAAACCTAGCATCCTCCACCACTGTCCCTGCTGGGTAGGCACTGGAGCCCCACAACAGCTGGAGGGCCGCCACCAGGTTTCTTTCAGCCTTgtcaggtagatcagacaggaaacacaaccagatgagctaattctacttcattgtaaagctacattgacagaaccttgcaagtctgaaaggacaattctcccccccgccccatctcctttacagcctgagaaactagggagggtctcttctgagcctcttgctctgcccattatgcaTCCACGGGATAAGCTGCCTCTTATAtggttcccttggcagcgtctcttgacCCAGTCTccccaggtctttcccacataccattacatcaccctccccttcagactcatccccctATGTCTTTTACAGccggagaaactagggagggtcccttctgagcctcttgacccACCCTCTATCCAGCtaggctgtctcttatctgactgttccctaggtagcatctctttgccccgtctcccaaggtctttcccacatacattACAGTTCCTCGTGAAGAAATTCAAATGTGTGGTATAAAGTGATTTATTCCTATTTCCAGGGAGGGAGAAATGCCAGAGCTGGGGGTAGAATTATAGGGAGAATAGCCATATATGCATGCAAGACCTTAGGTACATTCACATCAAGTCAAGGCAGGTCGTCTAGCTTCAATGCATCTTGAGATATGCCTAGAAAAAGTTTCTTGGTCTACGGCCTTGAACCTGCAGCTCTCTGAATAATTATCTGCTGCCTTCAGCAATACTTTGGAAGAGGTGATCTtgaaaaaatattacatattatattacaGTATCTTACATATCGTGTATGATAATGTACACAgtaatacagtataatataatGTATATTATCTCATGTTCTATTTAGGATATATTGAATTTCATGGTAATAAAACCAAATATGGGTGTTTTGGTTCATGAAAAATGCTACCAATTAAGGGACCAAAATGAAACAGCTGTTTTTCAGCTGTTACTGTATTTCATACATTTCTGTGGAATGAGATATCATGACACCCTTCACTTGCTTGCTGTCTGGCTCACTGGCAATTTTTGTATTGATGGATGGGAAAACAGAATCAGCGTCACAGCTCTCAGGCTGATGAATTAGTCCTTATATGCAGAGACATCCATTGCTGGGGGGTTGAAAGAGGTCAAGACGGAAGCTCCAGCCATGTAGagaaagccccgcccctttttttaCTTGTGTTAcgtggcaccatcttgactttttggacccttcTAGAGGATATCCTGCCCATGTGCCACTGACTACAATTGGAGTATGAGACCCCCACTGTAGATTACTGTGGATTTGATGGGATTCAACTCAAGCTTATGATTAAGCTTGTTGCtgatccccccaccccttcttgCTTCCTCTTGGATTGGATATTGGGGATGGCAGAGAGGAATCCCTTGCACATTGTCTTAGTGAGATCAGTCAAAAGGCAGAACAACAACCTACTTAATTGTTTTGTTTCCAAGGATTTGTTTCTGGTAGTGCAAGAGGTCTTAGCTGGTGGttgaaaagaatgaaattgaGTCAACCCATCATGGAAAAATTAAGAATTCTGAATTTATTCATTAGAACTTCAGCTTACATAATTTAAGCCTTCGTTTCCCATTCCGGCAGAAAGGTACCTTGTGCACCATGCTCCTGCTTGACCAGAGGACCTCCCATCAGTTGGCCAAGGTGAAAGCATTCCACATTTCTTATCTCATTGCTGGTCCCATTTATGGTGACAATCATGAATCTGATGCCTTTGGTTGCAATACAACTGTCTCCAAACTGTTGTTCAGAAATCAGTGAAACACTCCATTCAGAGCTTGATTTCAACTTGTACCTCGTTCATCTCAGATAGGGAAGCATCACACTGAAGAACCACAACTATGAACACGCCATAGACCTACAATGGATTCACGACTGAGCCTGGCCATTCGCTCAGACAGCTAGGAGGAACCAGAGAATTGGCCAGTCAAACAAGACAAGAGCAGAGGAAGGAATAAATTGGCAGCAAGAGAAGAGCCGCAGCTGATGGTGGCATAACGGGAAGCATAGACCGTCCGGCCATTAAGAAGCTGTAAAGGACGAAAGTTGTTGATCATTTTCTGTGGCATCCCAGCCAAATTTTTGAAGTACGTGGTGTCCACAAATGCATTCAGCTAAacaagggaaagagagaaagacaacAGAAGGAGTGATCTACAGCCAGCCCAGTCTACCTATACATTTGtcaaaacagcagttttgacAAACATTGAAATGTGGACAGTTTTTGTTGGGGAAGAAAAGACCAGCATCGAATGCAAGGGTGGGGGGTGGTTGTTACCTGAGATCTGCTGATTGGGATCTGCTCTTCAAACACTGTCCAGATGACCACTTCTTCACAGTTTGGAGTTGTGAGAGATCCCTGGTAGCGGTAATATTTGGACAGTGAGGCTAAGCTGGGGAGAAGATTGCTCAGGGAAAAGGTGGATGCCATGTCGACGTATTCTCCTAGGCCAAAGGACAACCAAGGTTGGTGGAGAAGAACAAGCTCCATTCTGGATTGGTGCAGGATAACGTGAAAGGAAGTAACAAACAGTTGTGTGCCAGATAACCAATACTATATTCTCATTCAAAGAAAGCACACAGGATTTGGTGGCCTCACCTCAGAAACTCAGGAGATGTTGAGTGCTTCCAATTGATTTGACCACCCAATAGGACTACAGCTCCCCAGGCTACTAGAGGACTGATGACAACAATTTTGAGTTAGGAAGTAGGCTTTTTCCCCTCTAGAAAGCTAGGGTAGATCACCCTCACTTCAGAAAACCTGCTTCAGAACTCACATAAGCCCCAACAAGGTTGTGTTTCATTAAAGCAGCCGTATCTTATTCCAGGCTTGTGTGACTGCGGTTGAAGCCTTCCCACAGCAGCCACACAGTCCAGgggaaagacatggctgctttaatgagtcatagACAAAAGTTGCATTCAAAGTTTCAGAGTCCCAAGCATTGGGACAAGGTGCTCACCTGCACGAGAGATGTTTCTCAGGCTGGCAACAACGGTGTTGTAATTGGTGTTATCGGTGTCTGATATCTGCATCAAAAATGAGAAGAGGACAGTTCTGCAACATGCAAAGTAGCCAAATGCAGAAGAAGTAGGTGGATATCTATTGTCCTCTACAGAGGACAGCTCATTATCTGAAAGGCTGCTTTTTCTGACTGGTTTAAACAACTATAACAACCACCATTCCTTGAAGCTGCCCACCCAAGTTAGCAGCATCTGGACACCAAATTAAAATTGATCCAATTCAATGCAGACTGCCAAAACaatctgaggggaaaaaatccatagCATGATAAGGTTTGAAGGTAGCTTAGAAAGCATATATTTTGATCCCCTGCTTGATGCAGAACCCACTGCAGCATCTCTGATAGATGACTATCCAACCTCTGTTTTGAAGGCTTCCAGTGAAGAAAGAATTCACCGCACACTGAGGCATAACCACATTCAAATTAATTCAGAGGcatccaattcaatctggcaTTTCAAATGGTCAGTACAACTCAAAAATCAATTCAGCTCAGAAATTCAACTGAACCACAGCCCAGTCTCTGAATCAATCATTTGTTTATCCTTATTAAGAAATATCCATATTTCCAAAATGATTATCCcactaaaaataaagacacaagagagagagagtgatcaaCTTCATTCCTTCTTCTCACATTTCTAATTTTTTCCTAACCACCATGATTATCTAGACacctttaagaaagaaaaaaaaagcagagttaTGATTAGCTCATCTGTTGGGCTGGAAACAGTCTTTCTCACAGAAGTTCTGTGTTTTTCACTAGGTGAATTTGGAATTATTTGGAATAATTAATTTGGATGGGAAATAATTCCCCATCAGGGCAACAGCCTTTCCACCATCAGTTTAAGAAGCCTTGTGGAACTGCTTCTGAAGACAAGTCCTGGCTGAATTGCCAAACTCCTGCTTCCCATACAGAAGGTCcaaccctttttattttatttattctaactTGATAATACCCATCTCCAACTGAAATTCAATTCCCAGCATCTCAGGCTAGCTTAAGAGAACTCACTGAtgctgagaaagaaaagggagtgtTTTCAAGCATCCTTAACAAAGAGCAGATGGATGTTTCAGTGTCAGGCTTAGCTGGATAAAGGGCAGTTGGTCCTTCAGTTTCCCAGTTTGGGAAGGACAGTTTCAAACAACTCAAAGACCTCATCTTAATGAATTCATTCATAAATGGAAGGGGGGGTTGCTTATTCAGTTTCCAAAGACTCCTAATCCTTTATTTCTTGATGTTTAACCCAATCAAAGAaacgtggagtccttggcgctctctgagcttggtggttggcttgcagatgtttcattacccaactagggaacatcatcagtgctggtgagtgtggagtttgctccctgtttatatacagtagctcacTCCTTGGTAGGTACCCtactcaaggaactaccaaggagaaaaccacattcccaccaacactggcagggcaagctactgtatataaacagggagcaaactccacactcaccagcactggtgatgttccctagttgggtaatgaaatgtctgcaagcaaacaaccaagctcagagagcatcaaggactctacatttcagccctgagctacagatattctcttctcttctaatCAAATAAAATTCCAGGCAAATCTCGCTTCCCTGATTGTGCTCTGTCATTAGAGGCTTAGCAGCCAGGATGGGAAAGGACTTTTAGTTTTTTAACTCTGAAAAATTTCTCGTCAGGCTGCAGAAGCCAAGACTGAAGGAACCATACCCACAAGCTTCAGAAGTTCATAGCACAAACTGTCCCTTAATGGCAAAACATTGACATAACAGCCATTATCTCTTGGAGGAGTACCTGGAACAGGAAACTCAAGACAGCAAGCCCATTTGGATGTTCCTTAGCTTCACTGACAGTTTTGTATTTGGTGTTCATGTGTACAATGTGCAGCTGTGAAAAAAGGAACAGAGGGACTGGTCACACTTCTCCATTCCAGGCAGGCAGGCCACTAAACCCTCCTCAACACACTCCTgtctgcccattttttatttcttcgaTAGCCAGCATTTTATCACTACTCAGCACACCACACACACTACTCagaactgtggggttggaggaaaatcctgagagtgccttggactgccagaagatccaaccagtccatcctccaggaaataaagccagactgctcacttgagggaatggtattaaaggcaaaactgaaatactttgggcacataatgagaagacaggacaccctggagaagatgctgatgctagggagagtggagggcaaaaggaagaggggccgaccaagggcaagatggatggatgatattctagaggtgacggacccgtccctgggggagccgggggtgttgacgaccgacaggaagctctggcgtgggctggtccatgaagtcacgaagagtcggaagcgactgaacaaataaacaacaacaacagcacacCCCGGGTGTCCGGAGAGAGTGCGTCCTTTAGAtattttcccttctctcttttccccctCTAAAAATTACTTCCATGTTCGCAAACTTCATCATCTCCCAAAGAAACCCCCATCAACCACTAGAGGTGGAAATTACAGTGTTTGGCCGATGTTATCATTGGCACTTACCTTCCAAAAACTGGGAGAAAAGATTTGGAGTTGTTTTCCCAAGGTTTCCAACATATCTGGGGCCAATTATCACATGAAATATTTCCTGAATAGGACATCGTAATGCCCTGTGTCTTTCCCACCTTTCCTGCTGACAGCCATGGGTGGGGAATGTTCAGATACACAGCTGTCTGTGTCACAAAGTCATAAAGATGTATGACGAGTCCTCTGGCCCTCAGATGTTAGATTTACTAAATGACAGAGCAGACCTTTGGAGGTGAAGTCCTCTTGTTATGGAATTCCTTCTGCAGGCCGTTCTATAAGCCATGTCTTAAAAAGACAAGAGTCCCATAACACGTGTTCTCAAAAGCATCACAGTGTGGCTTAATCTCAGACAAGGATCTACAGAACTCAGATGAAGTCACTCCCCCCATGGGTGTGCCATCTACTCATGTTTACAACAGAATTCACAGTTGGAACCTGAACAGCCAGCCCTCCTTCAATGGAGGCTTTAACTTTTGGCAGCCTTTGGGAGGACCCCAAGCGATAAGCCCTAAGAAGTCTGTAGTGGCCTCCATGCTATGAATATCCTTCTCCCATTTcacctcttctctctttcctttctgtaAGCTTGCAAATACCTGCCTACCCCGACAGGCCCCTGGCCCTGACTGAGAGCAACAACCATTGTATTAAGGAAGGATTATGATGTGGCTGATGTTCAGTTTTTATTGTGCAATTCTCAGATTCCCAATGGGTTGGGATGGTccatatgtacaggtagtcctcatttaacaaccattcatttagtgacagtacatatttacaatggtgctggaaaaactgacttatgaccagtcctcacacttatgactgtcacagtgtccccatggtcacattttcacaatttgggcatttggcaaccggttcgcatttatgactgtcgcagcatcctgttgtcatgtgactgccatgttcaaccttcctggctggcttctggcaagcaagatcaatgggaaccacatgatttgcttaatgaccatgtggttcacttaacacctgcagtgatttgcttaatgaccactgcataaaaggtcataaaatcaggtcagattcacttaatgaccactttgcttagcaactgaaattcccatctcaattgtggtcgttaagtgagtactacctgtagttcagatcttgccaaaaaaaaaaaaagaatggggcaAAATCAGACATTTCCCTGGAATTGGGGACAGGAGATAGGGACAGTCCATGTTTTCAACGTATTGTAGTATTATGGTTTTAATACATAGTcatgtaattatttatttctatttatagacTGCCATAAACAGATCAACTGCCCGCACTTTACCAAGCCATTAAATACAAGCAGATAataaaatccaaaaataaaacaatagtcCATGTGATGGGTTTTATACAGTGTAATTTAATAGTTCTCAAGATGATGCCATTTTATGTGGTTGTAGCCAGATTAATACTGCAGTCCGATTTGAAGGTAACATCATTTTTGGATTTAAGTCCTACTTTGTGCTATAAGGGGATGATTAGAATGAAAAGTAGCAATACTTTTGATAAAATAATTAATGTTGAACTGGAACAGCTGCTCTGCCCTGTTCACGAATAATCAAAGAAGGGCAAAGAAGAGATGCAATGAAATTTGAAACCCATAATGCTGATTAGTAAATCATGAATGGATGGTCCAATTCCTGAACTCTGAAAAGGTCACGGAAACTTCTCAAAAGCAATAATATCCCACCCGTTCTCCAGCTCCTTCCTTGACAGTTAAAGTACATAAAATGAAATGACAGAGGGCTCAAGATCAACCTGAATTGCTCAAAAGCCCTTTGATGTCTATTCCATTATGAAGAGTCGGATTGTGTTTTCTGAACTAGATCAAAAGGTGGTGCCCCTCGGCTCGGCCTTAATTAATAGCTTCTTGGTTTGACATACAGAGACCTGATTTGGGGTTGTTGACTGCATGCTACTTAATTGGGCGGTGTTCCCTCTGAACAAGCATCCAGTAGATGTTTGCGCCCCAATCCCCCCCTTGCAcactcagaaagctaagcagctCTTGGAAGGATCCTGATGAAAGCTGTGCTGAGGACCTCTTctttctgagcattttccttCATTGTGAGCAAGAAGGACTCGCTTGGCTGGTCCCACCGCCACCATctcaacaaagaagaaaaaatgggcgATGTTCTGTCAAATGCTATCAAGGATTCTGACACATACTTCAGcattttggctgcaaagggtggCAGTTTCTCTGACCTCTTGTACAATCTACAGCCTCCCTGTCTTTCCATGATTCCATTCAATCGCAGGGAAAACATCAGAGGAAGGTCTACCCAGGGGGTGTTCCCAGATCAGGAATGAAGAGCAACTAAGGAGGCTGCAGAACGGTGGAGAGATCAGGACCATAAAAGAGTAAGAGTAaggtagagatgatagatagatagatgatagagaaagagaaagagaaagagaaagagaaagagaaagagaaagagaaagagaaagagaaagagaaagagaaagagaaagagaaagagaaagagagagatgatgatgatgatgatgatgatagacgagatagatatagatgatagaccAATACATAAACACTTATTCACTAAAAGTCTTGTAAATACACTTTGCCCTAAGCTCATATAGCAATAAACAGCACAGTATATACTTGTTAATTCTGTGTGTATCTCCCCATCCTTTGatcaccaccacccaaaaaacaACTCGTAACACACCAGGTGAAACACTCTGTACAACATTTCCAACCTAGTTTTGGCTGCACGTGGAATGTTGCAGAACCCTGCTATCAAAATCAAATGTTTAACTTACTTCCATAGGGAACTGTATCCCATCCATATAGTGCTCTGAGCCATTCCTCTTGAGGTCACCCCAATGGAAGTGGAACTGAAAGGCCCGATAGGTGTCCCTCATTCCTCCTCTGGTAATGTTGATTTGTTCTGCAGCAGATGCTCCATCCAGGATCATTTTGACTACAGGGAAAGCCAGCTTGTAAACAGACTTTCAGAAACAAAGAAGGACCACTCTGCCAATCTGGGAGCTAACCAAGGTTCCCCAGCCCTTCCAGCCTTCTGGGAGAAAAGATTAGAGGAGCTGCAAGCCAGAAATGTAGAGGTGCCAGATACTGGATAGTTGGGACAGGAGAGGTTGGATGTTCAAACCTGTCTGAATTCAGAAGGTCCCAAGCTCCACACTTCTCCATGGGAGCTCTGGAAACCTTCAGTTTGAGGTCCTGAGTAGCAATTCCCCATTGGTAATGCCAGTCCTGTTCTAGAGGAACCACATCTAAATTTTATTAACAATGGGTTGCTAGCTAAGCCACAAATGATTAGGCTTCCATTGCACTAGACCTCAGTTGACAAGCCCCATGGTTAGGCTCAAGTGACATGCTTAAACCAAACTGAGAAATCCATATTATGTGTCAGCCTTACAAtttagaccaggcaggaaacacaaccagatgagctaattctactttatcgtaaggctacattgacagaatcttgcaagtctgaaaggacaattctccccccatttcctttacagcctaagaaactaggaagggtcccttctgagcctcttgcccctcccactatccagctgtgggctcagctgtctcttatctgaccattccttaggcagtgtctcttcgccccgtctcccaaggcctttcccacatacatcaccctccccttcacactcatcctcccccatctcctttacagcctgagaaactagggagggtcccttctgagcctcttgccccacccattatccagctgtgggctaggctgtctcttatctgaccactccctGGGCAGCATATCTTCATCCCATCCCCTAAGGTCTTTCCCATATATCATTACATCCTGACTTAGAGTCATGTGTGAACCCAGGGATGGTATTTAGcacatttatatgtatgtatgtaagattgttactatcatatatttttattgtagctggccttagggctataataaatgtgctgtttttgtttttgcacatTCTGTAAGAGGAAACAGATAGACATCCAACAGGAAATCTCAACTTACTGGCTCTTTTGTCAGCCTTACAGCCTTGGTCTCCATGCCATTCAATATTTACTTATTAGATGTATATCttatttttcattcaggagctccgGGTGGCTGATGAagccctccttccttccattcattcCCTCATCaaattgggttgagagagagagattggcccacAGGCACCCTGGGAGTATCCATGGTAGGatgggggactagaacctgggtccccTTATTCCTAGTCCTACACTTTAACCACAACACCACATTGGCTCTTGGCCAGAGAAGGAGGGACTGGACTAAACTCACCAGGGCACTTTCATAGCTGAGCAACAGCTTGAACCTGGATGTCCCCACTCCTAGGGCAACCTATTCAGCTCTGTGGCACACTGACTCCCTAAATGAAATATCCCCCACTTCAAAGCCGATCTCATTTGAATGTGGCTGCTGCATGGAAACCGAAGAAGATAGCTTTGGCTGCAAGATTTGGAAAACCCCTGCAGAAGGAGGCCCAGCCTGCCTGCTCACCTTCATCCCCACTGTTCACCAATCTCCATCTGCCTGGAGGCGCCTGGTCATAACCTTCAAACAGAATTCCATCCAGGCTCCTGTCCCGTCGCGCTTTCCTTCGATCGATGTTAATGGGCGACTGGTTCTGTCCCCCACACCCCGACGTGATCTCCTTCCAGTGAGAAGGGCCTAAAGAGACCAAGAGAACAATGCAAAGCTAGGACTTTGCAAATCGTGACTGAGATGAAAAGCAGCTTGCCTTGATTGGACAGGAGGAAGCCCAAGAACAGAGCAGCTTACATATACAGTAGGAAAACCCAAGGAAGTCTAACTACACACATTGTCGCACCAACTAGCATGATGTGGGCTTTCCCGGTCAAGGCCTGGATCAGAACATGGCTATCTGCCAGCTTTGGTACTTCTTCAAATGTTACAGTCCAAAAAGAGTTGCAACAtgcaattaaaaagaacaaatgcaCTGGgaagttcaggtagtcctcgcttaatgaccacaattgggactggaattttggttgctaggcaaagtggtcattaagtgaatccgacccaattttatgacctttgttGCAgtagccattaagcgaatcactgtgggtgttaagtgggcattaagcaaatcacatggttccccattaattttgcttgccagaagccggccgggaaggttgaaaatggcaatcacgtgaccacaggctactgcaatggtcataaatgtgaataagttgccaagcacccaaattgtgatcatgtgagcgtggggatgctgtgacagtcgtaagtgtgaggatcagtcacaagtcagttttccctgcaccatcgtaagtccgaaccatcactggttgttaagcaaggactacctgtcctaTTTTAAGAACTAAACCCTTTGGCAATATTTAGGAAGCACATCTTTCAGAACGCAAGGACTGTCTTCTGTTTGTTACAGTATGTACCAAACCCTGGGTCCATCAGTGGCTAGCTTCCTGTAACAAACAAAACCACAATTCCTGTATTCATATGACATGCTGTGCCCAGACATGATGATCTGGTTTACAGTACATCACCTACTAAATGGTTGGTTT
Encoded here:
- the LOC134505917 gene encoding carbonic anhydrase 15-like is translated as MASGLWCYDSQDPKCGPSHWKEITSGCGGQNQSPINIDRRKARRDRSLDGILFEGYDQAPPGRWRLVNSGDEVKMILDGASAAEQINITRGGMRDTYRAFQFHFHWGDLKRNGSEHYMDGIQFPMELHIVHMNTKYKTVSEAKEHPNGLAVLSFLFQISDTDNTNYNTVVASLRNISRAGEYVDMASTFSLSNLLPSLASLSKYYRYQGSLTTPNCEEVVIWTVFEEQIPISRSQLNAFVDTTYFKNLAGMPQKMINNFRPLQLLNGRTVYASRYATISCGSSLAANLFLPLLLSCLTGQFSGSS